Proteins encoded within one genomic window of Pristiophorus japonicus isolate sPriJap1 chromosome 11, sPriJap1.hap1, whole genome shotgun sequence:
- the LOC139276309 gene encoding TSC22 domain family protein 1-like isoform X2, giving the protein MMHQSESAADRKMAHPLYPRRSSNPAAAAAPVPSSASLTSLMGASAGRSHPEDVPPATMRSAAVAPGPGPIPNPSSVPAPGASSAGPHPPQSLSLHPPTPAGAVPPVSMAGAQMKKKSGFQITSVTPAQNNAGSNNSIAEDTESYDDMDESHTEDLSSSEILDVSRATDYEPERSSSEETLNNVGDAETPSALSPNQPRLPQHQTTLFNGSIHGLHPHHHHHPHPHHHHHHHHHHPAMVAGPGIVTAAAAPSGGGIMPSANVTTCTEKNGISAPMSGLVSSSVGTPAPLTSNISTPGNGNARTVSGLSGVGSNVHINVAGTSGGANANAVGSTASVIGASNTAISTSAVGGQVPAVSQQPAAGSSRFRVVKLDSSTEPYKKGRWVCTEFYDKENATVLTEGTSVNRTVESVKQAAADANLERESTSGGSSVSSTLSAVGYYIENAGNGEPGLVSAPQQQAFQSLCNQQLDFSSSGALPQSVSQPQLTQIQLHSQDVMHSQQKSSAPLSGRTSISNVTNVQVPIQQQLPYSQQQQPSQTMSAVPQSQQLSYPQQQPASQMTTQHIMSSNTSAVITEYVQQPQMQPSAQAMQQSSGGVGSAAPSGQPQTVQGQAQSVLAQAQSGLAPSQPVGHVSTMMPPAGAANGQLVTGQQGNTISLLQQSSPPINQSAPIGLQPSAPPPVGQQVGQPLQSGMVQQQGNTSGLMQQVTMAPQKQQLLPQPQGQGVECIVQSVNNQQITGISSTPSTVTANLPSVGSNVSTNVSANAVPQQTTTQTSVVQNGNLIQNASQPSIPTNVSVPTAQGGPQKMVPGFAQYTGPIQSLLNAVEDSRRPTDQPALNVHQVAIGESVLSAASALVQEIASSANLPASASLLPLKTLPLSMQPVDGDDDSLFRL; this is encoded by the coding sequence ATGATGCACCAGTCGGAAAGCGCGGCGGACAGGAAGATGGCGCACCCGCTCTACCCTCGGCGGAGCAGCAACCCGGCCGCCGCCGCCGCTCCTGTTCCTTCCTCGGCCTCGCTCACCAGCCTGATGGGCGCCTCCGCCGGCCGCTCGCACCCAGAGGACGTGCCGCCGGCCACCATGCGCTCGGCCGCCGTCGCGCCGGGCCCCGGTCCGATCCCCAACCCCAGCTCCGTGCCGGCTCCTGGCGCCTCCTCGGCCGGGCCGCATCCGCCGCAGAGTCTCAGCCTCCATCCTCCTACTCCTGCTGGTGCTGTGCCGCCCGTCTCCATGGCCGGGGCCCAGATGAAGAAGAAGAGCGGCTTTCAGATCACCAGCGTGACACCGGCACAGAACAACGCCGGCTCCAACAACAGCATCGCCGAGGACACCGAGAGCTACGACGACATGGACGAGTCTCACACCGAGGACCTGTCGTCTTCCGAGATCCTGGACGTCTCCAGGGCCACCGACTACGAGCCGGAGCGGAGCTCTTCCGAGGAAACTTTAAACAACGTCGGGGACGCCGAGACCCCCAGCGCCCTGTCTCCGAATCAGCCTCGCCTGCCTCAGCACCAGACAACTTTGTTTAACGGCAGCATCCACGGCCTCCATCCACACCACCACCATCACCCTCatcctcaccatcatcatcatcaccaccacCATCACCCTGCCATGGTGGCAGGGCCCGGGATAGTCACTGCTGCTGCTGCACCTTCAGGAGGAGGAATAATGCCTTCTGCAAATGTTACCACTTGTACTGAAAAAAATGGCATCAGTGCCCCCATGTCTGGATTAGTGAGCAGCTCAGTTGGTACTCCTGCACCACTGACGTCCAACATCAGTACCCCAGGTAATGGCAATGCCAGAACTGTAAGTGGATTGAGCGGTGTTGGTAGTAATGTACACATCAAcgttgctgggacaagtggtggtgcCAATGCCAATGCTGTTGGTAGTACTGCCAGTGTCATTGGGGCTTCTAATACTGCAATTTCTACGAGTGCAGTAGGAGGCCAAGTGCCTGCAGTCAGCCAGCAGCCTGCAGCTGGCAGTTCCAGATTTAGAGTTGTGAAACTGGATTCTAGTACTGAACCATACAAGAAGGGTCGGTGGGTTTGCACTGAATTTTATGACAAGGAAAATGCCACTGTTCTCACCGAAGGCACGTCTGTGAACAGGACAGTGGAAAGTGTAAAGCAAGCTGCTGCTGATGCAAATCTGGAACGGGAAAGTACAAGTGGCGGGAGTTCGGTAAGCAGTACTTTGAGTGCAGTTGGTTATTATATAGAAAATGCTGGTAATGGAGAGCCAGGGTTGGTTTCTGCACCTCAGCAACAGGCCTTTCAATCACTCTGTAATCAGCAGTTAGATTTTAGCAGCAGTGGTGCTCTGCCACAAAGTGTTTCCCAGCCACAGCTTACACAAATTCAGTTGCATTCACAAGATGTTATGCATTCGCAGCAGAAGTCAAGTGCTCCCCTCTCTGGTCGAACAAGTATCAGTAATGTAACTAATGTTCAAGTCCCAATTCAACAGCAGTTACCATATTCTCAGCAACAACAGCCTTCGCAGACCATGTCAGCTGTGCCCCAGTCACAGCAACTATCGTATCCTCAGCAACAGCCAGCTTCACAGATGACAACACAGCATATTATGTCATCAAATACAAGTGCTGTCATTACAGAATATGTGCAGCAACCTCAAATGCAGCCCTCTGCACAAGCCATGCAGCAGAGCAGTGGTGGGGTAGGATCAGCAGCACCATCAGGCCAACCACAAACTGTTCAAGGCCAAGCACAATCTGTATTAGCACAAGCACAATCTGGACTGGCACCAAGTCAGCCTGTGGGACATGTTTCAACAATGATGCCACCTGCTGGTGCTGCCAACGGGCAGCTGGTAACAGGTCAACAAGGGAATACAATCTCTTTGTTACAACAGTCTTCACCACCTATTAACCAGTCAGCACCAATCGGCTTGCAGCCAAGTGCTCCTCCACCTGTAGGACAGCAAGTAGGACAGCCTTTGCAGAGCGGGATGGTACAGCAGCAGGGCAATACATCAGGGCTTATGCAGCAAGTAACTATGGCACCACAGAAACAACAGTTGTTACCACAACCTCAAGGTCAAGGAGTTGAGTGTATTGTTCAAAGTGTGAACAATCAGCAGATAACTGGAATAAGTTCTACACCATCTACTGTTACTGCCAACCTGCCCAGTGTTGGATCTAATGTATCTACCAATGTATCTGCAAACGCTGTTCCTCAACAAACCACTACGCAGACCTCTGTTGTGCAGAATGGCAATTTGATTCAGAATGCCAGCCAGCCTTCTATACCAACAAATGTAAGCGTCCCTACGGCACAAGGAGGACCACAGAAAATGGTGCCAGGCTTTGCTCAGTACACAGGACCCATCCAGTCACTCTTGAATGCCGTGGAAGATTCCCGACGACCTACAGACCAGCCAGCGCTGAATGTACATCAGGTAGCTATTGGAGAAAGCGTGCTGAGTGCAGCTTCTGCTTTGGTCCAGGAAATTGCCAGCAGTGCCAACCTACCTGCTTCTGCATCACTACTTCCTTTAAAGACCTTGCCACTGTCCATGCAGCCTGTGGATGGTGACGATGACAG
- the LOC139276309 gene encoding TSC22 domain family protein 1-like isoform X3, with translation MMHQSESAADRKMAHPLYPRRSSNPAAAAAPVPSSASLTSLMGASAGRSHPEDVPPATMRSAAVAPGPGPIPNPSSVPAPGASSAGPHPPQSLSLHPPTPAGAVPPVSMAGAQMKKKSGFQITSVTPAQNNAGSNNSIAEDTESYDDMDESHTEDLSSSEILDVSRATDYEPERSSSEETLNNVGDAETPSALSPNQPRLPQHQTTLFNGSIHGLHPHHHHHPHPHHHHHHHHHHPAMVAGPGIVTAAAAPSGGGIMPSANVTTCTEKNGISAPMSGLVSSSVGTPAPLTSNISTPGNGNARTVSGLSGVGSNVHINVAGTSGGANANAVGSTASVIGASNTAISTSAVGGQVPAVSQQPAAGSSRFRVVKLDSSTEPYKKGRWVCTEFYDKENATVLTEGTSVNRTVESVKQAAADANLERESTSGGSSVSSTLSAVGYYIENAGNGEPGLVSAPQQQAFQSLCNQQLDFSSSGALPQSVSQPQLTQIQLHSQDVMHSQQKSSAPLSGRTSISNVTNVQVPIQQQLPYSQQQQPSQTMSAVPQSQQLSYPQQQPASQMTTQHIMSSNTSAVITEYVQQPQMQPSAQAMQQSSGGVGSAAPSGQPQTVQGQAQSVLAQAQSGLAPSQPVGHVSTMMPPAGAANGQLVTGQQGNTISLLQQSSPPINQSAPIGLQPSAPPPVGQQVGQPLQSGMVQQQGNTSGLMQQVTMAPQKQQLLPQPQGQGVECIVQSVNNQQITGISSTPSTVTANLPSVGSNVSTNVSANAVPQQTTTQTSVVQNGNLIQNASQPSIPTNVSVPTAQGGPQKMVPGFAQYTGPIQSLLNAVEDSRRPTDQPALNVHQVAIGESVLSAASALVQEIASSANLPASASLLPLKTLPLSMQPVDGDDDRLD, from the coding sequence ATGATGCACCAGTCGGAAAGCGCGGCGGACAGGAAGATGGCGCACCCGCTCTACCCTCGGCGGAGCAGCAACCCGGCCGCCGCCGCCGCTCCTGTTCCTTCCTCGGCCTCGCTCACCAGCCTGATGGGCGCCTCCGCCGGCCGCTCGCACCCAGAGGACGTGCCGCCGGCCACCATGCGCTCGGCCGCCGTCGCGCCGGGCCCCGGTCCGATCCCCAACCCCAGCTCCGTGCCGGCTCCTGGCGCCTCCTCGGCCGGGCCGCATCCGCCGCAGAGTCTCAGCCTCCATCCTCCTACTCCTGCTGGTGCTGTGCCGCCCGTCTCCATGGCCGGGGCCCAGATGAAGAAGAAGAGCGGCTTTCAGATCACCAGCGTGACACCGGCACAGAACAACGCCGGCTCCAACAACAGCATCGCCGAGGACACCGAGAGCTACGACGACATGGACGAGTCTCACACCGAGGACCTGTCGTCTTCCGAGATCCTGGACGTCTCCAGGGCCACCGACTACGAGCCGGAGCGGAGCTCTTCCGAGGAAACTTTAAACAACGTCGGGGACGCCGAGACCCCCAGCGCCCTGTCTCCGAATCAGCCTCGCCTGCCTCAGCACCAGACAACTTTGTTTAACGGCAGCATCCACGGCCTCCATCCACACCACCACCATCACCCTCatcctcaccatcatcatcatcaccaccacCATCACCCTGCCATGGTGGCAGGGCCCGGGATAGTCACTGCTGCTGCTGCACCTTCAGGAGGAGGAATAATGCCTTCTGCAAATGTTACCACTTGTACTGAAAAAAATGGCATCAGTGCCCCCATGTCTGGATTAGTGAGCAGCTCAGTTGGTACTCCTGCACCACTGACGTCCAACATCAGTACCCCAGGTAATGGCAATGCCAGAACTGTAAGTGGATTGAGCGGTGTTGGTAGTAATGTACACATCAAcgttgctgggacaagtggtggtgcCAATGCCAATGCTGTTGGTAGTACTGCCAGTGTCATTGGGGCTTCTAATACTGCAATTTCTACGAGTGCAGTAGGAGGCCAAGTGCCTGCAGTCAGCCAGCAGCCTGCAGCTGGCAGTTCCAGATTTAGAGTTGTGAAACTGGATTCTAGTACTGAACCATACAAGAAGGGTCGGTGGGTTTGCACTGAATTTTATGACAAGGAAAATGCCACTGTTCTCACCGAAGGCACGTCTGTGAACAGGACAGTGGAAAGTGTAAAGCAAGCTGCTGCTGATGCAAATCTGGAACGGGAAAGTACAAGTGGCGGGAGTTCGGTAAGCAGTACTTTGAGTGCAGTTGGTTATTATATAGAAAATGCTGGTAATGGAGAGCCAGGGTTGGTTTCTGCACCTCAGCAACAGGCCTTTCAATCACTCTGTAATCAGCAGTTAGATTTTAGCAGCAGTGGTGCTCTGCCACAAAGTGTTTCCCAGCCACAGCTTACACAAATTCAGTTGCATTCACAAGATGTTATGCATTCGCAGCAGAAGTCAAGTGCTCCCCTCTCTGGTCGAACAAGTATCAGTAATGTAACTAATGTTCAAGTCCCAATTCAACAGCAGTTACCATATTCTCAGCAACAACAGCCTTCGCAGACCATGTCAGCTGTGCCCCAGTCACAGCAACTATCGTATCCTCAGCAACAGCCAGCTTCACAGATGACAACACAGCATATTATGTCATCAAATACAAGTGCTGTCATTACAGAATATGTGCAGCAACCTCAAATGCAGCCCTCTGCACAAGCCATGCAGCAGAGCAGTGGTGGGGTAGGATCAGCAGCACCATCAGGCCAACCACAAACTGTTCAAGGCCAAGCACAATCTGTATTAGCACAAGCACAATCTGGACTGGCACCAAGTCAGCCTGTGGGACATGTTTCAACAATGATGCCACCTGCTGGTGCTGCCAACGGGCAGCTGGTAACAGGTCAACAAGGGAATACAATCTCTTTGTTACAACAGTCTTCACCACCTATTAACCAGTCAGCACCAATCGGCTTGCAGCCAAGTGCTCCTCCACCTGTAGGACAGCAAGTAGGACAGCCTTTGCAGAGCGGGATGGTACAGCAGCAGGGCAATACATCAGGGCTTATGCAGCAAGTAACTATGGCACCACAGAAACAACAGTTGTTACCACAACCTCAAGGTCAAGGAGTTGAGTGTATTGTTCAAAGTGTGAACAATCAGCAGATAACTGGAATAAGTTCTACACCATCTACTGTTACTGCCAACCTGCCCAGTGTTGGATCTAATGTATCTACCAATGTATCTGCAAACGCTGTTCCTCAACAAACCACTACGCAGACCTCTGTTGTGCAGAATGGCAATTTGATTCAGAATGCCAGCCAGCCTTCTATACCAACAAATGTAAGCGTCCCTACGGCACAAGGAGGACCACAGAAAATGGTGCCAGGCTTTGCTCAGTACACAGGACCCATCCAGTCACTCTTGAATGCCGTGGAAGATTCCCGACGACCTACAGACCAGCCAGCGCTGAATGTACATCAGGTAGCTATTGGAGAAAGCGTGCTGAGTGCAGCTTCTGCTTTGGTCCAGGAAATTGCCAGCAGTGCCAACCTACCTGCTTCTGCATCACTACTTCCTTTAAAGACCTTGCCACTGTCCATGCAGCCTGTGGATGGTGACGATGACAG